The window CGCCTGAACTCAGCGTACCGAAATCGGCCTTTTTCGGGATGACCTTCTGCTGCCCCGTCGAAGTGGTGATCGCGGTCGCGGCGTTGGATGAGGCCGAGGCCTCCCATGGCAGGGTGGTGGTGTCATCCCCAAAGCCACCAACGATCAACGGCGACAGCCAGTCGGGGTCGGTGCCATCGCGGAAATATTCCGAGATCACGTCCGGGCCGCTTGCATCATCAGGCAGGCGCTGGCCGGTGACCCGGTTGATCTTGACCCAGTGGCCACCGGGCGGTACGCGGAAATCGGTGCCGCCGTATTTCTGCACCGCCTCGCGCATGAAAGCGTTGAACACCGGCACGCATAGCGTCCCGCCATAGGCATCGCTGCCCAGGGTGCGCGGCTGGTCATAGCCAAGATAGCAACCCGCCACGATATTGCTGGAAAAGCCCACGAACCACACATCCTTGGCGTCATTGGTGGTGCCGGTCTTGCCCGCAATCGGCACCGGCAGGTTCACGCCCTTGCCCGAGCCGCGCTGAACCACGCCCTGCATCATCGAGGTCAACTGAAAGGCCGTGACCGCGTCCATTACCCGTTCGCGGTTATTGTCGATGATCGGCCCCTGCCCTGCCGGCAACGCCTGCTGGCCGCAGGTTTCGCAGACCCGCTTGTCATGGCGATAGATGGTGCGTCCACGGCGGTCCTGCACCCGGTCGACCAGTGTGGGTTCGACGCGCTCGCCGCCATTGGCGAACATGGCATAGGCCGCAACCATCTTGAACAACGTCGTTTCCTGCGCGCCAAGGCTGTTGGCAAGGAACGGGTCGAGATGGTCATAGACGCCGAAACGCTCGGCATAGTCGGCGACCCGGTCCATCCCGATATCCTGCGCGACGCGGATGGTCATCAGGTTGCGCGATTGTTCGATCCCGGTGCGCAGCGGCGTCGGGCCATAAAAGCTGCCGCCCGCATTCTTGGGCGTCCACAGACCCTGCGGCGTGTTCACCCGGATCGCTTCGTCCACGACGATGGTGGCGGGGGTATAATTGTTGTCCAGCGCGGCGGCGTAAACGAACGGCTTGAAGCTGGACCCCGGCTGCCGCATCGCCTGCGTTGCACGGTTAAAGACCGATGACTGGTAGGAAAAACCGCCCTGCATCGCGATCACGCGCCCGGTATTCACGTCCATCGCCATAAAGCCGCCCTGCACCTCGGGCACCTGGCGCAGGGTCCAGCGGATAAAGCTGCCATCGCTGTCGCTGGTCATCGCGCGGACCATCACCACATCGCCCACTGACAGCAGATCGCTGGCGACATTGGCGCGCGGTCCCAGACTGCCATCCTCGCGGCGCGGACGCGCCCATTGCACGTCATTGGCGGGGATCCAGTGGCCGTCATCGTCCTCTTCGATGCCCTCGATACCGATTCGGGCATCGTTATTGCCCAGTTCCAGAACCACCGCCGGCATCCAGCCCGGAATATCGCGCGGCATCTGCGTTTCAAACAGCGCCCCACGCCAGGCGACCTCATCGACCATCTGCTCAGGCGTCAGGCTGACCTCGGTGCCGTGCCAGACACCACGGCTGCGGTCATAGCGTTCCAGCGCCTCGCGCAGCGCGTTCGAGGCCGCACCCTGCATCTCGGGTTCGACGGTGGCACGAATGGCCAGACCGCCACCGAAAAATTCGTCCTGCCCGAATTCACGGCTCAGCTGACGGCGGATTTCATCGGTAAAGTAATCACGCGGGGGCAACTGTTCCTGAAAGGCCACGAAATCGCCGTTCTGAACGCTGCGCAGCGGCAGCTTTGCCTCGGCTTCATAGGTGGCCTGGTCGATATAGCCGTTCTGCCACATCTCGCGCAGGACATAGTTGCGCCGCTCGGTCACGCGTTCCTTGGCGCGGACCGGGTGATAACGGCCCGGCGCCTGCGGCATGGCGGCCAGCGTCGCGGCCTCATGCGGGGTCAATTCGCTGAGCGTCTTGTTGAAATAGGTCTGGGCGGCGGCGGTCACGCCAAAGCTGTTCTGACCCAGAAAAATCTCGTTGAGGTACAGTTCAAGGATCTGGTCCTTGGTCAGCGTCTGTTCCAGCCGCGTGGCAAGGATCAGTTCCTTGACCTTGCGCTCGACGCTGCGGTCGCTGGACAGCAGAAAGTTCTTCATCACCTGCTGGGTGATGGTCGAGGCGCCGCGCACGTTTTCGCCGCGCGACTGCACCGCCTGCACCAACGCACTGATCATCCCGCGTGCGTCATAGCCGGGGTGATTGTAGAAGTTCTTGTCCTCGGCGCTGACAAAGGCCTGCTTGACCAGATCGGGCACGTCCTCGATCGGCACGAACAGCCGGCGCTCCTCGGCGAATTCGTCGATCAGCCGGCCTTCACCCGAATAGATGCGGCTGATGGTCTTGGGCGTATATTGCGCCAGGGCTTCGTGGCTGGGCAGATCGCGGGAATAGATCCAGAAGATCCCGCCAATGGTCAGCGCGGCAAAGACCGCCGCCGTTACCACCCATGAAAAGATGCCACCAAAGAATGAAAGAATACCGCGCAGCAAGGATCAGGCCTTTCGTGAATCGCTTGCCTCTATAGTCTGCGGCTGATGGCGCGTCAAAACAACCTTGGGTTATCGGAGAAACAGCTATTCCACGATCTCGGATGAATAGCGCAGCATGACCTGGGCGTGGTCCTTGAACTCAGACGCATGCAGAGCCTCGATCAATGCACGCAGACGCGGCGTCAGAATCATCAGATAGCGGCTTGGGCCCTCGATCTCGTCATAATCATGCGCGACGCCTGCGGGCATGTGCACTGTCGTGCCGGGACCCGCCTCGAAGGTCTCGCCCGTGCCGATGCGAAACAAAAGGCGGCCGCTGATCACATGCCAGGCCTCATCATCGCGGTGGTGGACGTGCAGATAGCCGGGGCCACCGCCGCTCCATTCGTGCAGTTCGAACTGCGGTCCGGCAGCCAGCGCCAGCCGCGCGGACAAGGTTGGGTCGCTGTGATGGACGATCGCCTCTGCCATGACCACAATTTGGCAGATCCCCGGGCTCGCGCAAATCGCGGGCTACTGCCGCAGCAGCGCCGCCCTTGCGCCTTCATCGCGTGACCAACCACCGATGGCTGCGACCAGTGCGCCCACCATTTGCGAGCGCCAGGCCGGATCGGTCAGATGCGCGCGATCGACCGGGTCCGTGAGAAACCCCAACTCCAGCAGGACAGAGGGGATATCGGGCGATTTCAGCACCGAGAAACGTGCCCCCTGCACCGGCCGGCTGTGCATGTCGATGCCAGCCAGTGCCATGCGCGAGGCAAGAAACTTGGCAAAGTTCTCGGACCGGGGCTGCGTCTCGGTGCGGGCGATGTCCATCAGCACGCCCGCCAACGCGTCATCCGTGCCGGTCAGATCGAGCCCCGCCAGCAGATCATCGCGATCATGTCGCTGCGCCAGCAACCGGCTGGCCGCATTATTGGCAGTGGGGTCCCACAGATAGATCGTTGCGCCCGCAGCCTGACCGGCGGGCAGCGCATCGGCATGCAAAGAAATGAAGAGATCGGCACCAGCGGCCCGGGCAGCGGTCATCCGTGCCTCCAGCCCCATAAAGCGATCCTCTTCGCGGGTCACAAAGACCCCGATCCCTGCGCGTTCCAGCGCCTCTCGCGCGGCATGCGCGAAGTCCAGAACAATGCGCGCCTCGGATTCGCCGCCAGCCAGCGCGCCGGGGTCGATGCCGCCATGACCCGGATCCAGCGCCACGATCAACCGGTCGGCCTGAGCGTCCTTGGGCATGGCAGGATCGTCAGGCGTGGCCGTTACCGTCGCCGGCTCGGGCAAAGTGCGCGACGCGGTCGAGGCGCTGGCGCGCGGGCGAAAGTCCTCGGGCTGCACCGGCTTTAGCGCGACGGTCAGAACGGGCTGCATGGCGCGCGTCGACAGCCCGCTTTGCGTCACCGCGTAAGGGCCCGGCAATTCGGTCACGATTCGCGACCAGCCGCGTTGGAACCGCCCCCACCGGATCGCCGGCACAAGATCAGCGCCAAACAGTTGCTCGGGCCGGGTCTGGTCGAAATCGACGTCCTTGAGGTCAATTACCAGACGTGGTGGGCCGTCCAGCAGGAACACCCGGTAGGGGACCGCCCGATCCAGCGTCAGCCGCAATTGCATCGGTCGAGGGTGTCCCCGATCAGGGCCCTGCGCGGTCAGGGACGAGGCCCCCAGATCAAGCCGCGCGGCGTCCTGCGCCGCCGCAGGCAGCGCTGCAAAAAGAGCCATGGTCAGCACAAGGATCAGTCGCAGTGCGGTCATCGCGCCGTCATGAAGGCTTGCAACCGCGCCAGCCCCTCGGCGATTTCGGCGGTCGAGCGGGCATAGGAAAAACGCAGCATCCGGTGCCCGCGATCGGCGTCGAAATCAACGCCGGGGGTCACGGCGACGCCGGCCTTGTCCAGAATCTCGGCGGCGAATGCCACGCTGTCATCGGTCAGCGCCGAAACATCGGCATAGATATAAAAGGCTCCGTCCGGCGGCGCGATGCGGTCAAAACCGGCCTTGGGCAACCCGTCCAGCATCAAGCGGCGGTTTTCGGCATAGGTGGCCAGGTTCGCCTGCGCCTCATCCTCGCAATCCAGCGCGGCGAGGGCCGCGACCTGACTGACATGGGGCGGGCAGATGAACAGGTTCTGGGCCAGCCGTTCAATCG is drawn from Paracoccus tegillarcae and contains these coding sequences:
- a CDS encoding penicillin-binding protein 1A, whose protein sequence is MLRGILSFFGGIFSWVVTAAVFAALTIGGIFWIYSRDLPSHEALAQYTPKTISRIYSGEGRLIDEFAEERRLFVPIEDVPDLVKQAFVSAEDKNFYNHPGYDARGMISALVQAVQSRGENVRGASTITQQVMKNFLLSSDRSVERKVKELILATRLEQTLTKDQILELYLNEIFLGQNSFGVTAAAQTYFNKTLSELTPHEAATLAAMPQAPGRYHPVRAKERVTERRNYVLREMWQNGYIDQATYEAEAKLPLRSVQNGDFVAFQEQLPPRDYFTDEIRRQLSREFGQDEFFGGGLAIRATVEPEMQGAASNALREALERYDRSRGVWHGTEVSLTPEQMVDEVAWRGALFETQMPRDIPGWMPAVVLELGNNDARIGIEGIEEDDDGHWIPANDVQWARPRREDGSLGPRANVASDLLSVGDVVMVRAMTSDSDGSFIRWTLRQVPEVQGGFMAMDVNTGRVIAMQGGFSYQSSVFNRATQAMRQPGSSFKPFVYAAALDNNYTPATIVVDEAIRVNTPQGLWTPKNAGGSFYGPTPLRTGIEQSRNLMTIRVAQDIGMDRVADYAERFGVYDHLDPFLANSLGAQETTLFKMVAAYAMFANGGERVEPTLVDRVQDRRGRTIYRHDKRVCETCGQQALPAGQGPIIDNNRERVMDAVTAFQLTSMMQGVVQRGSGKGVNLPVPIAGKTGTTNDAKDVWFVGFSSNIVAGCYLGYDQPRTLGSDAYGGTLCVPVFNAFMREAVQKYGGTDFRVPPGGHWVKINRVTGQRLPDDASGPDVISEYFRDGTDPDWLSPLIVGGFGDDTTTLPWEASASSNAATAITTSTGQQKVIPKKADFGTLSSGGLY
- a CDS encoding cupin domain-containing protein, which encodes MAEAIVHHSDPTLSARLALAAGPQFELHEWSGGGPGYLHVHHRDDEAWHVISGRLLFRIGTGETFEAGPGTTVHMPAGVAHDYDEIEGPSRYLMILTPRLRALIEALHASEFKDHAQVMLRYSSEIVE
- a CDS encoding N-acetylmuramoyl-L-alanine amidase is translated as MTALRLILVLTMALFAALPAAAQDAARLDLGASSLTAQGPDRGHPRPMQLRLTLDRAVPYRVFLLDGPPRLVIDLKDVDFDQTRPEQLFGADLVPAIRWGRFQRGWSRIVTELPGPYAVTQSGLSTRAMQPVLTVALKPVQPEDFRPRASASTASRTLPEPATVTATPDDPAMPKDAQADRLIVALDPGHGGIDPGALAGGESEARIVLDFAHAAREALERAGIGVFVTREEDRFMGLEARMTAARAAGADLFISLHADALPAGQAAGATIYLWDPTANNAASRLLAQRHDRDDLLAGLDLTGTDDALAGVLMDIARTETQPRSENFAKFLASRMALAGIDMHSRPVQGARFSVLKSPDIPSVLLELGFLTDPVDRAHLTDPAWRSQMVGALVAAIGGWSRDEGARAALLRQ